A window from Lolium rigidum isolate FL_2022 unplaced genomic scaffold, APGP_CSIRO_Lrig_0.1 contig_13061_1, whole genome shotgun sequence encodes these proteins:
- the LOC124680334 gene encoding uncharacterized protein LOC124680334 translates to MAAPPSRRASPPVLPDELVEEILLRLPPEDPACLVRASLVCKTWGCAVSRPIFRRLLHEHHGTAPVLGFLHNWPSERIPNFMPTTASPFSLAAPDRRVWQAVDCRHGRALYLSEYEDQGTQELLVWEPTTGRQRRVFLPAAFNCRYPNAAVFCAADACDHRDCHGGPFCVVLVFRKSSGSDEYDSDDEEHLTSACVYSSETDTWGEPTSTHVQFAMDFGYYSSVLVGRSLLYFMSDFWLIVEYDWARHSVRVFEVPDEAGDGERCTLMLADDGGLGVTELTEDLNPHLKLWSRVASDVTDARWVLSRVINLEKLLPIGALVRNVGLLVVGFAEGANVIFVNTVAGLFAIELQSGRVNMVCHDQGPCRLIPVVTFYTPVPRNRHQDLRLSNAAKVLGGQEERGEQDTTVDRAQQLFDDGSNAIKEGTTSRPSNVSAMS, encoded by the coding sequence atggccgcgccgccaagCCGCCGCGCCTCGCCGCCGGTCCTCCCGGACGAGCTCGTCGAAGAAATCCTCCTCCGCCTGCCTCCCGAAGACCCGGCATGCCTCGTCCGCGCCTCCCTCGTCTGCAAGACCTGGGGCTGCGCCGTCTCCCGCCCCAttttccgccgcctcctccacgagcaCCACGGCACAGCCCCCGTGCTCGGCTTCCTCCACAACTGGCCTAGCGAGCGCATCCCCAACTTCATGCCCACCACCGCGTCGCCCTTCTCCCTCGCCGCTCCGGACCGCCGGGTCTGGCAGGCCGTCGACTGCCGACACGGCCGCGCCCTCTACCTCTCCGAGTACGAGGACCAGGGTACCCAGGAACTCCTTGTGTGGGAGCCAACCACGGGCCGCCAGCGGCGTGTGTTCTTGCCCGCGGCGTTCAACTGCAGGTACCCGAACGCGGCCGTGTTCTGCGCAGCCGACGCGTGCGACCACCGAGACTGCCATGGGGGTCCCTTCTGTGTGGTTCTCGTCTTCAGGAAATCCTCCGGGTCTGATGAGTATGACAGTGACGACGAGGAGCACCTCACGTCAGCGTGCGTATACTCGTCCGAGACGGACACCTGgggcgagccaacctcgacgcacGTCCAGTTCGCCATGGACTTCGGGTATTACTCTAGCGTGCTCGTCGGGAGATCTCTGCTCTATTTCATGTCTGACTTTTGGTTGATCGTGGAGTATGACTGGGCCAGACATAGCGTAAGAGTGTTCGAGGTACCAGACGAGGCCGGCGACGGGGAGAGGTGCACCCTCATGCTGGCGGATGACGGAGGACTTGGTGTTACTGAACTAACTGAAGACTTGAATCCACATCTCAAATTGTGGTCAAGGGTTGCAAGTGACGTTACTGATGCACGATGGGTACTGAGCCGGGTCATCAATCTGGAAAAGTTGCTACCAATTGGTGCTCTCGTGAGGAATGTTGGGTTGCTCGTGGTGGGCTTTGCCGAGGGAGCAAATGTCATCTTCGTCAACACGGTTGCTGGCCTCTTCGCGATTGAGCTACAGTCGGGGCGGGTGAATATGGTGTGTCATGATCAGGGCCCCTGTCGTTTGATTCCAGTTGTCACCTTCTACACTCCTGTGCCCCGAAATAGGCATCAGGATCTGCGGTTGTCGAATGCTGCCAAGGTTTTAGGTGGTCAGGAGGAAAGAGGGGAGCAGGACACAACAGTAGATCGGGCGCAACAGTTGTTCGACGATGGGTCCAATGCAATCAAGGAGGGGACTACATCAAGGCCGTCAAATGTGTCAGCCATGTCCTGA